One Roseburia rectibacter DNA window includes the following coding sequences:
- a CDS encoding ACT domain-containing protein gives MKEKSQYYVLKEKAVPEVLLKVVEAKRLIESGKIASVQEATEKVGISRSSFYKYKDDIFPFHDTAKGRTITLVIQLDDEPGLLSVVLKTVAEFHANILTIHQSIPINGIASLTLSVDVLPQTGDVAEMLEHIEEQEGIHYVKILARE, from the coding sequence ATGAAAGAAAAAAGTCAGTATTATGTACTGAAAGAAAAAGCAGTTCCGGAGGTCCTCTTAAAAGTAGTCGAGGCAAAGCGGCTGATTGAATCCGGTAAGATTGCATCTGTGCAGGAGGCAACAGAAAAAGTTGGCATCAGCCGGAGTTCTTTTTATAAATATAAAGATGATATTTTTCCATTTCATGATACGGCAAAGGGAAGGACGATTACGCTTGTCATTCAGTTGGATGATGAACCGGGGCTGTTATCCGTTGTATTAAAGACCGTAGCAGAGTTTCATGCTAATATTCTTACGATACATCAGAGTATACCGATCAACGGTATCGCTTCTCTTACACTCAGTGTGGATGTCCTGCCACAGACTGGTGATGTGGCTGAAATGTTAGAGCACATTGAGGAACAGGAAGGTATTCATTATGTGAAGATTCTTGCAAGAGAATAA
- a CDS encoding TPM domain-containing protein: MRQKRFLCLKGIVFAWLFTILLAAGGQHVCFAAEENVPQQTVYDDAALLTPEEIETLESELDAAGEKTGWNILVLTTDDTNGKTTQEYADDFFDAIAENGDGVALLIDMQNREICISTGGIAIKYLTDARIEDILNDGYEPISDGEYEQCLSVMLKDVLVYYDEGIPSNQYEYEETDIEITPAEYVITSVVLALIPGAIVFLVLVLFCKLRNGKYKYDAHESGTVNIKKHSDVLVNTVVTHRHIEEKKAEDSGRSTVHTSSSGVKHGGGSKKF, encoded by the coding sequence ATGAGACAGAAAAGATTTTTATGTTTAAAGGGTATCGTATTTGCCTGGCTGTTTACGATTTTACTTGCAGCAGGCGGACAGCATGTATGCTTTGCAGCAGAAGAAAATGTTCCACAACAGACGGTATATGATGATGCTGCGCTTCTGACACCGGAAGAAATCGAGACGCTTGAGAGTGAACTGGATGCTGCGGGAGAGAAGACCGGATGGAATATCCTGGTGTTGACGACGGATGACACAAACGGAAAAACCACGCAGGAATATGCGGATGATTTCTTTGATGCGATTGCAGAAAACGGTGATGGTGTTGCACTCCTGATCGATATGCAGAACCGTGAAATCTGTATTTCTACCGGTGGCATTGCGATTAAGTATCTTACGGATGCGCGTATTGAGGATATTTTAAATGACGGATATGAACCGATTTCAGATGGAGAATATGAACAGTGTCTGTCTGTAATGTTAAAAGATGTGCTGGTTTATTATGATGAAGGAATCCCGTCAAATCAGTATGAGTATGAGGAGACGGATATTGAGATCACGCCGGCAGAATATGTCATCACCTCCGTTGTTTTAGCACTGATCCCGGGCGCTATTGTATTTCTGGTGCTTGTACTATTTTGCAAATTAAGGAATGGCAAATATAAATATGATGCTCACGAGTCTGGAACAGTGAATATAAAGAAACACAGCGATGTGCTTGTGAACACTGTTGTGACACACCGTCATATAGAAGAGAAAAAAGCAGAAGACAGCGGCAGGAGTACGGTACATACGAGCAGCAGTGGCGTAAAACATGGTGGAGGCAGCAAAAAATTTTAA